A region from the Gemmatimonadota bacterium genome encodes:
- the dgoD gene encoding galactonate dehydratase: MKITALKTFIAPTTGNFFVKVETDEGIYGLGEAGVIHRGTAIAEVIRSFSPDVIGQDPFRIEYLWQVMFRGGFFPGGVVQSAAVSAVDIALWDIKGKALGVPVYELLGGRTRDKVACYPHVGDKNNIDRLVANCVQRQEEGWKFARWSMSDPTDPNVFEPSRAVRYGIEQVKAVREACGDEFEICVDVHTRLDPTWVIAYCKGVEPYRPFFIEDPLRSESTQSLRLVRQNTHLPLAIGEQFDSKWKFQQVIEEDLMDYCRVDLCIAGGFTEAKKIAGWCEAHYIHLAPHNPLGPVSTAACLHLCLSSSLVGVQELPRPTMTTLTDVFPKQMPYADGHLLVPEGPGLGIEFNEDAIADASPPEPSTGWGYRREDGSYANW; this comes from the coding sequence ATGAAAATCACTGCATTAAAAACATTCATTGCGCCCACAACGGGAAATTTTTTCGTCAAAGTCGAAACAGACGAAGGTATTTACGGCCTGGGAGAAGCGGGCGTAATACATCGCGGAACCGCGATAGCCGAAGTAATCCGTTCGTTTTCCCCAGACGTTATCGGGCAAGACCCCTTTCGGATCGAATATTTGTGGCAGGTCATGTTTCGCGGCGGATTTTTTCCAGGCGGCGTGGTACAGTCAGCGGCAGTGAGCGCCGTTGACATCGCGCTCTGGGACATCAAAGGCAAAGCTCTGGGCGTACCCGTCTATGAACTCCTGGGCGGAAGAACCCGCGACAAAGTGGCGTGTTATCCGCATGTTGGCGATAAGAACAATATCGATCGGCTGGTCGCAAACTGTGTGCAACGACAGGAAGAAGGCTGGAAATTTGCCCGATGGAGCATGAGCGATCCCACAGATCCCAATGTATTTGAACCTTCGCGCGCCGTGCGTTACGGCATCGAACAGGTAAAAGCCGTGCGCGAAGCCTGTGGCGATGAATTCGAAATCTGCGTAGATGTTCACACGCGACTGGATCCCACCTGGGTCATTGCATATTGCAAAGGCGTGGAACCCTATCGCCCATTTTTTATCGAAGACCCATTGCGAAGTGAAAGCACGCAGAGCCTGCGCCTCGTGCGACAAAATACGCATCTGCCTCTGGCCATTGGCGAACAATTCGATAGCAAGTGGAAATTTCAGCAGGTAATCGAAGAAGATTTGATGGACTATTGCCGCGTTGACCTCTGCATTGCGGGCGGTTTTACCGAAGCAAAAAAGATCGCGGGCTGGTGCGAGGCACATTATATTCACCTGGCCCCCCACAATCCGCTGGGACCCGTGTCAACAGCCGCGTGTTTGCACCTGTGTCTATCCTCTTCTCTCGTCGGCGTACAAGAATTGCCCAGACCCACCATGACCACCTTGACAGATGTATTCCCCAAACAAATGCCCTACGCAGACGGCCATCTGCTCGTCCCCGAAGGACCGGGATTGGGCATTGAATTTAACGAAGACGCGATTGCAGACGCATCCCCTCCCGAACCATCTACAGGCTGGGGTTACCGCCGCGAAGACGGATCGTACGCAAATTGGTAA
- a CDS encoding aldo/keto reductase, with translation MKYRTLGQTGLEVSEIGLGAFPISGRQQRADGNIEVWSGTSDAESIALIHRCEELGVNLIDSAEGYGDGHSEELVGRALQGRRDKWIIATKVQPNRDIDQNDEQSVHNRIVEACENSLKRMQTDFIDIYQLHAIPHEWAMPVVMQTLEKLQREGKIRWYGISTNNREAIDKLRVLGPIHILQIGYNLLERSADELLHWSKEQKIGTLIRVPLAKGQLTGKYFGQNAEQIPQNDLRYERFQRPAVQEGLKKLPELLFLQTEQRTMAQAALRFVLDHPGVSCVIAGAKNRQQVEDNTATSDMPPLTREELSRALPIADVIGTAGWIG, from the coding sequence ATGAAATATCGCACACTGGGACAGACTGGCCTCGAAGTATCGGAAATCGGATTGGGCGCCTTTCCCATCTCTGGAAGACAACAGCGAGCAGATGGAAACATTGAAGTGTGGTCGGGCACAAGCGATGCGGAATCCATAGCCCTGATCCATCGCTGTGAAGAACTCGGTGTGAACTTAATCGACTCTGCGGAAGGCTATGGCGACGGGCACAGCGAAGAACTCGTCGGACGAGCACTACAGGGACGGCGAGACAAATGGATCATTGCGACCAAAGTGCAGCCAAACCGGGACATCGACCAGAACGATGAACAATCAGTACACAACCGGATTGTCGAAGCATGCGAAAACAGCTTAAAACGCATGCAAACGGATTTTATCGACATTTATCAACTGCACGCGATCCCGCACGAATGGGCCATGCCTGTCGTAATGCAAACCCTCGAAAAATTACAACGAGAAGGCAAAATCAGATGGTACGGTATCTCGACCAACAACCGGGAAGCCATCGACAAACTGCGGGTATTGGGCCCCATCCACATCTTGCAGATCGGATACAATTTGTTAGAACGCAGTGCCGACGAATTACTGCACTGGTCAAAAGAACAAAAAATAGGCACACTCATCCGCGTACCCCTTGCAAAGGGCCAATTGACCGGAAAATACTTTGGACAGAATGCCGAGCAAATACCGCAAAACGATTTGCGTTACGAGCGGTTTCAACGTCCTGCAGTGCAAGAGGGATTAAAAAAATTGCCCGAACTTTTGTTTTTGCAAACAGAGCAACGAACCATGGCACAGGCAGCCCTGCGGTTTGTGTTAGACCACCCCGGTGTATCCTGCGTCATTGCCGGCGCAAAAAATCGACAACAAGTTGAAGACAACACAGCGACATCAGACATGCCACCGCTCACACGGGAAGAACTATCTCGCGCCCTTCCCATCGCAGATGTGATTGGCACAGCGGGATGGATTGGGTGA
- a CDS encoding mandelate racemase/muconate lactonizing enzyme family protein, whose amino-acid sequence MNTHSSPSDLRITDMRVVNLSGVPMRSTLIRLDTNQGIYGLGEVRDGASHIYALQLKRQLLGENPCNVDKLFRKIKQFGWHARQSGGVCGVEMALMDLAGKAYGVPCYQLAGGKFRDQIRIYCDTHTTPNPEEMGNRLKARMEQGFTFLKMDIGVRLLKDIPGTVSSPAGMLETSQVMHPFTGIQFTDKGIDVLVQYVGVVRDIVGYEIPLAADHFGHINVESCIRLARALERFNLAWLEDMIPWQLTDQWVRLKNATATPVCTGEDIYLLEHFKPLIDNKAVSIIHPDLATSGGILETKRIGDYAEEHGIAMALHMAATPVATMASVHCAAATNNFLVLECHAVDYPPWNTLVAGLPNPIVQNGYIQVPDAPGLGVDLNEEAIKEHINPNLPGYFEPTDAWNDEQVNDRLWS is encoded by the coding sequence ATGAATACCCATTCATCCCCGTCAGATCTCAGAATTACCGATATGCGCGTTGTCAATCTTTCCGGTGTGCCTATGCGCTCTACGCTCATTCGCCTGGATACCAATCAGGGTATCTACGGTTTGGGAGAGGTGCGCGATGGGGCCAGTCATATTTACGCTTTGCAACTGAAGCGCCAGCTTTTGGGTGAAAATCCCTGTAATGTGGATAAGCTGTTTCGCAAGATCAAACAGTTCGGGTGGCATGCTCGGCAGAGTGGCGGCGTGTGTGGCGTGGAGATGGCTTTGATGGATCTGGCGGGTAAGGCTTATGGCGTGCCCTGTTATCAGCTCGCAGGTGGGAAATTCCGCGATCAGATCCGCATTTATTGCGATACTCACACAACGCCGAATCCCGAAGAGATGGGCAATCGCTTGAAGGCGCGCATGGAGCAGGGTTTTACTTTTTTGAAGATGGATATTGGTGTGCGTTTGCTCAAAGATATTCCGGGTACGGTGTCTTCCCCCGCGGGCATGCTGGAAACCTCGCAGGTTATGCATCCTTTTACGGGTATTCAGTTTACCGATAAGGGGATCGATGTTCTCGTTCAATATGTGGGAGTTGTGCGCGATATTGTGGGGTATGAGATTCCTTTGGCTGCGGATCACTTCGGGCATATCAATGTGGAGTCGTGTATTCGCCTTGCACGCGCACTCGAGCGGTTCAATCTCGCCTGGCTGGAAGATATGATTCCATGGCAATTGACCGATCAATGGGTGCGCCTCAAGAACGCAACGGCGACCCCGGTTTGTACGGGTGAAGATATTTATCTTCTGGAACATTTCAAGCCGCTGATCGATAATAAAGCCGTTTCGATTATTCACCCGGATCTCGCCACGTCGGGAGGGATTCTCGAGACTAAGCGGATTGGGGATTACGCGGAGGAACACGGTATTGCGATGGCTCTGCATATGGCGGCGACGCCAGTTGCGACGATGGCGAGCGTGCATTGCGCGGCTGCGACAAATAATTTTCTGGTTCTGGAATGCCACGCGGTTGATTATCCACCGTGGAATACGCTTGTTGCGGGCTTGCCCAATCCCATTGTTCAAAATGGTTATATTCAGGTGCCCGACGCGCCCGGACTCGGCGTTGATTTGAATGAAGAAGCGATTAAAGAACATATCAATCCCAATTTGCCGGGCTATTTTGAACCGACAGATGCGTGGAATGATGAACAGGTGAATGACAGGCTGTGGAGCTGA
- a CDS encoding starvation-sensing protein RspA, translating into MPEIVTIKDVKTIVTQPAGSRLVIVKVITSEPGLYGVGCATFTQRFHAVRTAIEKHLKPFVMGRDVDRIEEIWQMSMVNGYWRNGPVLNNAISGVDQALWDIKGKRAGMPVYQLLGGKCREAADTYAHASGRDKYEVVDSVRHFMAQGYRHIRVQMGGYGGQSDTIQKPDGAPDGAYYHPREYCRRMCDMIEHVRVEIGPEIELLHDIHERLRPIDAIQFAKDVEPFKLFFLEDALAPEDNAYFHHMRAQCATPLAMGELFNHPHEWMPLIQDRLIDFIRMHVSQMGGITPARNVAAYANMYNVRTAWHGPGDTSPVGHAANLHLDLWAPNFGIQEWCRFNDLVYDMFPGLPEVREGYMYPNDNPGLGIDIDEDLAAKYPPEDEIIKWTQTRAPDGSPMRP; encoded by the coding sequence ATGCCAGAAATTGTAACCATTAAAGATGTCAAAACCATTGTGACGCAGCCTGCGGGTTCGCGGCTCGTTATTGTCAAAGTTATCACGTCGGAACCCGGTCTTTACGGGGTGGGGTGCGCGACATTTACGCAGCGTTTTCACGCGGTGCGTACGGCTATTGAAAAACATCTCAAGCCTTTTGTTATGGGGCGCGATGTGGATCGCATTGAGGAAATCTGGCAGATGAGCATGGTCAATGGGTACTGGCGCAATGGCCCCGTGCTCAATAATGCCATATCGGGGGTGGATCAGGCGTTGTGGGATATTAAGGGCAAACGCGCGGGCATGCCCGTGTATCAACTTTTGGGTGGAAAGTGTCGAGAGGCGGCAGATACGTATGCCCATGCCAGTGGGCGCGACAAGTACGAAGTGGTGGATAGCGTGCGTCACTTTATGGCACAGGGCTATCGCCACATCCGCGTGCAGATGGGGGGATATGGGGGACAGTCAGATACGATTCAAAAACCCGATGGTGCGCCCGATGGTGCTTATTATCATCCGCGAGAATATTGCCGTCGCATGTGTGATATGATCGAACATGTGCGTGTGGAGATCGGGCCTGAGATTGAGCTTTTGCACGATATTCACGAGCGTTTGCGTCCGATTGACGCGATCCAGTTCGCCAAAGATGTGGAGCCTTTTAAACTTTTCTTTTTGGAAGATGCTCTCGCGCCGGAAGACAATGCGTATTTTCACCATATGCGCGCGCAGTGCGCCACGCCCCTGGCTATGGGCGAACTGTTTAATCATCCGCACGAGTGGATGCCTCTTATTCAAGATCGGCTCATTGATTTTATTCGCATGCACGTCAGCCAGATGGGTGGTATTACTCCTGCGCGCAATGTCGCTGCTTATGCCAATATGTACAATGTGCGCACGGCGTGGCACGGTCCCGGCGATACATCACCTGTTGGTCACGCGGCCAATTTGCACCTTGACCTGTGGGCGCCCAATTTCGGTATTCAGGAGTGGTGCCGTTTCAACGATCTCGTCTATGATATGTTTCCCGGTCTGCCCGAGGTGCGCGAGGGCTATATGTATCCCAATGATAATCCCGGTCTGGGTATTGATATTGACGAGGATCTCGCTGCAAAATATCCGCCCGAAGATGAGATTATTAAGTGGACGCAAACGCGGGCTCCGGATGGGTCGCCCATGCGCCCGTGA
- a CDS encoding NAD(P)-dependent oxidoreductase: MSKILVTGATGRLGANVVKQLVERGDDVRALILPDDPKKFKLDPFDIEKIEGDLRDAALCRSIVDGVDAVVHTANILGPPRGMDNQTFYEINVTGTYNLFEAAAPFADKLHRFVHVSTDAVYPMGNQHIPPCYQPVNEIHPKRPSGLYGTLKYINEAMAEGYMNGHGLQLSIIRPSGMFAGKEVLGRWNVQFVAGRIRDAANNPQSGIYHPDGAAIARDMLDHAERPDQPCAVTDREGRPWMWSPSDARDTARACICSLDHPAAVGEAFNAPIYRPLAFPEVAAYLAEITGVPLFEVEVPMQWVYWSDNSKARTLIGYEPQCTLENIFDTALADQAGEPTDMISA; the protein is encoded by the coding sequence ATGAGTAAAATCCTCGTTACGGGTGCTACGGGGCGTTTGGGCGCGAATGTGGTCAAGCAGTTGGTTGAGCGTGGGGATGATGTTCGCGCGCTGATTCTTCCCGATGATCCCAAGAAATTCAAGCTCGATCCGTTTGATATTGAAAAGATCGAAGGCGATCTCAGAGATGCGGCGTTGTGTCGCAGTATTGTGGATGGTGTAGATGCGGTTGTTCATACGGCAAATATTCTGGGTCCACCGCGCGGTATGGACAATCAGACGTTTTACGAGATTAATGTTACGGGTACGTACAATCTTTTTGAAGCGGCAGCACCATTTGCCGATAAACTCCACAGGTTTGTCCATGTCAGCACCGACGCGGTTTATCCCATGGGCAATCAGCATATTCCGCCCTGTTATCAGCCGGTGAATGAAATCCATCCCAAACGCCCGAGTGGACTTTATGGCACGCTGAAATATATCAACGAAGCGATGGCCGAAGGCTATATGAATGGACACGGTCTCCAATTGTCCATTATTCGTCCTTCTGGCATGTTTGCGGGCAAAGAAGTGCTGGGGCGTTGGAATGTTCAGTTTGTGGCAGGACGCATCCGCGATGCCGCGAATAATCCGCAAAGTGGTATTTATCATCCGGATGGCGCGGCTATTGCACGGGATATGCTCGACCACGCCGAGCGTCCCGATCAACCATGTGCTGTCACCGATCGCGAGGGGCGTCCGTGGATGTGGTCGCCTTCTGATGCCCGCGATACTGCACGGGCGTGTATTTGCTCGCTAGACCATCCCGCTGCAGTGGGTGAAGCGTTTAATGCGCCGATTTATCGGCCGCTCGCTTTTCCCGAGGTTGCAGCTTATCTCGCGGAGATAACGGGTGTTCCTCTTTTTGAGGTTGAGGTTCCCATGCAGTGGGTCTATTGGTCTGACAATAGCAAGGCGCGCACACTCATTGGATACGAACCGCAGTGTACGCTTGAAAATATCTTTGATACCGCGCTCGCCGATCAAGCCGGTGAACCCACGGATATGATTTCGGCGTGA
- a CDS encoding nucleoside-binding protein has protein sequence MRKQHPGLFALIACILLQPAAVIAQTSFQFQYGKLTNPFSGAEEYTSILTVQQAAQWRYGDSFFFIDFLEDGVPDGFNDKSIYGEWYPTLSIGKLTNTEISIGPIRDISIIAGFNADSDANVLKYLPGVRASWNVPGFFFVNTDLTALVDASSGTAHGGAPTTSNSFVFDINWGTAFGTDSQTFGFFGHAEYIGSQTNEFGSEVKSWLLVQPQLTYDLSKAINGEGNTLFVGIEYQYWWNKLGTTTTENVVQLLVVWQL, from the coding sequence ATGCGGAAACAACACCCCGGCTTATTCGCACTAATCGCTTGCATTCTCCTGCAGCCGGCCGCGGTAATCGCCCAAACCTCATTCCAATTTCAATACGGCAAACTCACAAACCCGTTTTCCGGAGCCGAGGAATACACCTCTATCCTCACCGTGCAACAGGCAGCACAGTGGCGATATGGCGACAGTTTCTTTTTTATTGACTTTTTGGAAGACGGCGTTCCAGACGGCTTCAACGACAAAAGTATCTACGGCGAATGGTATCCGACCCTCAGCATTGGCAAACTGACGAACACAGAGATCAGCATCGGTCCCATCAGAGATATTTCCATAATCGCTGGATTCAATGCCGATTCCGATGCCAATGTCCTCAAATACCTGCCCGGCGTCCGGGCTTCGTGGAACGTGCCTGGCTTCTTCTTTGTCAACACCGACCTGACCGCCCTGGTCGACGCCAGCAGCGGCACAGCGCACGGCGGCGCGCCCACAACGAGCAACAGCTTTGTATTCGACATCAATTGGGGAACAGCCTTCGGGACCGACAGCCAGACCTTCGGTTTCTTCGGCCATGCAGAATACATCGGTTCTCAGACCAACGAATTTGGCAGCGAAGTCAAAAGCTGGCTCCTCGTGCAGCCACAACTCACCTATGACTTGAGCAAAGCGATAAACGGCGAGGGCAACACGCTCTTTGTCGGCATAGAATACCAGTACTGGTGGAACAAACTCGGCACCACCACTACCGAAAATGTCGTGCAATTACTGGTCGTGTGGCAACTCTGA
- the dgoD gene encoding galactonate dehydratase has translation MKITALKTFVVPTTGNFFVKVETDEGIYGLGEAGLKRRGTAIAEVIRSFSPDVIGQDPFRIEHLWQVMFRGGFFPGGVVQSSAVSAVDIALWDIKGKALGVPVYELLGGRTRDKVACYPHIGERDNIDRLVENCKQRQEEGWKFVRWGLSDPTDPNVFEPSRAVRHGIKQVEAVREACGDEIEICVDVHTRLDPAWVIAYCKGVEPYRPFFIEDPLRSESTQSLRLVRQNTHLPLAIGEQFDSKWKFQQVIEEDLMDYCRVDLCIAGGLTEAKKIAGWCETHYIHLAPHNPLGPVSTAACLHLCLSSSLVGVQELPRPPMTTLTDVFPKQMPYADGHLLVPEGPGLGIEFNEDALADASPPEPSTGSGFRRADGSYTNW, from the coding sequence ATGAAAATCACTGCATTAAAAACATTCGTCGTTCCCACAACGGGAAATTTTTTCGTCAAAGTTGAAACAGACGAAGGAATTTACGGATTGGGAGAAGCGGGCTTAAAGCGCCGCGGAACCGCGATTGCCGAAGTGATCCGTTCGTTTTCTCCAGACGTCATCGGGCAAGACCCCTTTCGGATCGAACATTTGTGGCAAGTTATGTTTCGCGGCGGATTTTTCCCCGGCGGCGTGGTACAGTCATCGGCAGTAAGCGCCGTTGATATCGCGCTCTGGGATATCAAAGGCAAAGCCCTGGGCGTACCCGTCTATGAACTACTGGGCGGAAGAACCCGCGACAAAGTGGCGTGTTATCCGCATATTGGCGAACGGGACAATATCGACCGCCTGGTCGAAAATTGTAAACAACGACAGGAAGAAGGCTGGAAATTTGTGCGATGGGGCCTGAGCGACCCCACAGACCCCAATGTATTTGAACCTTCGCGCGCCGTACGTCACGGCATCAAACAGGTAGAAGCCGTGCGCGAAGCCTGTGGCGATGAAATAGAAATCTGCGTAGATGTTCACACGCGACTGGACCCCGCCTGGGTCATTGCATATTGCAAAGGCGTGGAACCCTATCGCCCATTTTTTATCGAAGACCCATTGCGAAGCGAAAGCACGCAGAGCCTGCGCCTCGTGCGACAAAATACGCATCTGCCCTTAGCCATCGGCGAACAATTCGATAGCAAGTGGAAATTCCAGCAAGTAATCGAAGAAGATTTAATGGACTATTGCCGCGTTGACCTCTGCATTGCGGGTGGTTTGACCGAAGCTAAAAAAATCGCGGGCTGGTGCGAGACACATTATATTCACCTGGCTCCCCACAATCCACTGGGACCCGTGTCAACAGCCGCGTGTTTGCACCTGTGTCTATCGTCTTCTCTCGTCGGCGTACAGGAATTGCCCAGACCGCCCATGACCACCTTGACAGATGTATTCCCCAAACAAATGCCCTACGCAGACGGTCACTTGCTCGTCCCCGAAGGACCGGGATTGGGCATTGAATTTAACGAAGACGCGCTTGCAGACGCATCCCCTCCCGAACCCTCTACAGGATCGGGATTCCGCCGCGCGGACGGCTCTTACACAAATTGGTAA
- a CDS encoding Ldh family oxidoreductase, whose protein sequence is MSDIRIRAEHLEPFIQSVFENAGMPPEDAAIEAEVLIWANLRGVDSHGVLRIISYLNSIKTGAMNPRPNIRVVKESPAVAHIACDRALGPVATVPAMKKAIEKAKNVGIGWVLLSDVTHQGAMAYYSLMAAQEGFAGIAIVCSPPNMAPFGAKAAGVHNSPIAVAVPANKRDPISLDMATSVAAGGKLQLAQDKGVPLGEDWALDAAGNPTIDARKGVILRPAGGPKGSGLALIFQCLSSLMVDNPLLVPVLRGGESSRNQNGIVAAIDISFFVDVDDYKDHVDNLIDELKALPRADGFDDILMPGEPENRTLAERSAEGIPIPAGTAEKLRKAARRFDLALPEGL, encoded by the coding sequence ATGTCGGACATTCGCATTCGCGCAGAACACCTCGAACCGTTTATCCAATCGGTTTTTGAAAACGCGGGTATGCCGCCCGAAGATGCTGCCATAGAAGCAGAAGTGCTTATTTGGGCGAATCTGCGCGGGGTTGATTCGCACGGAGTTTTGCGCATTATTTCGTATCTCAACAGTATTAAGACAGGCGCGATGAATCCTCGACCCAATATTCGCGTTGTGAAAGAGTCGCCAGCGGTTGCCCACATTGCGTGCGACCGCGCTCTTGGGCCTGTGGCGACTGTTCCCGCGATGAAAAAAGCCATTGAGAAGGCCAAAAATGTGGGGATCGGATGGGTGTTGCTCAGCGATGTCACGCATCAGGGCGCGATGGCTTATTATTCTTTGATGGCGGCACAGGAGGGCTTTGCCGGGATTGCCATTGTTTGCAGCCCGCCCAATATGGCTCCTTTTGGTGCAAAGGCAGCGGGTGTACACAATAGTCCGATAGCCGTTGCTGTTCCGGCAAATAAACGCGATCCTATCAGTCTCGATATGGCGACCAGTGTGGCAGCGGGGGGCAAACTTCAGCTCGCGCAGGATAAGGGCGTGCCGCTGGGCGAAGATTGGGCACTCGACGCTGCGGGCAATCCGACGATAGACGCGCGTAAGGGGGTTATTCTGCGTCCGGCAGGTGGTCCCAAGGGATCGGGTCTTGCCCTTATTTTTCAGTGTTTGTCCAGTTTGATGGTCGATAATCCTCTGCTCGTTCCCGTATTGCGCGGGGGCGAGAGTTCGAGAAATCAAAACGGCATTGTCGCTGCAATTGATATTTCCTTTTTTGTTGATGTGGATGATTACAAAGACCACGTCGATAATTTGATCGATGAACTCAAGGCACTGCCCAGAGCAGATGGTTTTGACGATATTCTCATGCCCGGCGAGCCAGAAAATCGCACTCTTGCCGAACGCTCTGCCGAAGGTATTCCCATTCCGGCTGGTACGGCGGAAAAACTCCGCAAAGCCGCGCGGCGCTTTGATCTCGCGTTGCCTGAGGGTCTGTGA
- a CDS encoding Gfo/Idh/MocA family oxidoreductase, translated as MKVRIGIIGCARILNAHLRGYKILQENGFGDLFQITALCARKEEDAHRFRKRGEGPGPRPAPVDAPGDPLNAPHSFISDLHPDSDAEVYTNYNEMLEKGKIDAVIILTGHDNHHSIAIDAMRAGKHVSVEKPMAISVKAAQRMCEVADETGQILSIDENVNFNPSTWASQWAVEKGLIGDVQMLYRGVIGFRNSRPDLVAARTPWRQSKLGAGGGVAIDLGVHLFNGVRTICGPVKSIQALWRTLESVRVLMSDDDRAVVDQIENQVDDAFFANFEFENGGIGHMAVSRSARGTQVGVPGGTNIWGSKGAISDGQLFGEDGTSENVEDRFQREADPSRISEVMPSGITDAFALENLNWLQAIANGKPIQMSGEEGTIDLALSYAILESGMLGRAVTLDEMLKGEVDGYQKEINDYYGL; from the coding sequence ATGAAAGTGCGAATTGGCATCATCGGTTGTGCGCGAATACTAAACGCCCATTTGCGTGGCTATAAAATCCTCCAGGAAAACGGTTTTGGCGACCTATTTCAGATCACGGCTTTGTGCGCGCGCAAAGAAGAAGACGCCCATCGCTTCCGCAAGCGAGGCGAGGGACCCGGTCCTCGTCCCGCACCTGTTGACGCGCCCGGGGATCCGCTCAATGCGCCGCATTCATTTATCAGTGACCTGCATCCCGATAGCGATGCAGAAGTGTACACCAACTACAACGAAATGTTGGAAAAGGGCAAAATCGACGCAGTGATCATTTTGACCGGACACGACAACCACCACAGCATCGCCATCGATGCCATGAGAGCAGGCAAACACGTCTCGGTCGAAAAACCAATGGCAATCTCGGTCAAAGCAGCCCAGCGAATGTGCGAAGTCGCCGACGAAACCGGACAAATTTTGAGCATAGACGAAAATGTGAATTTCAATCCCTCTACCTGGGCCAGCCAGTGGGCTGTAGAAAAGGGCCTCATTGGCGATGTACAAATGCTCTATCGCGGCGTCATCGGATTTCGCAATTCGCGTCCAGACCTCGTAGCTGCGCGAACGCCCTGGCGCCAGAGTAAACTGGGGGCGGGTGGAGGCGTTGCCATCGATCTGGGCGTCCACCTTTTTAACGGCGTCCGCACAATTTGTGGACCCGTAAAATCCATTCAAGCCCTGTGGCGCACGCTCGAATCTGTGCGCGTCTTGATGTCCGACGATGATCGCGCCGTAGTCGATCAAATCGAAAATCAGGTGGATGATGCTTTTTTTGCCAACTTTGAATTTGAAAACGGTGGCATCGGGCACATGGCTGTATCGAGAAGCGCGCGGGGAACACAGGTCGGCGTACCGGGCGGCACGAATATTTGGGGCAGCAAAGGAGCGATCTCAGACGGGCAATTATTTGGCGAAGACGGTACATCGGAAAATGTGGAAGATCGATTTCAACGCGAAGCCGATCCATCGCGCATATCCGAAGTCATGCCGAGCGGAATCACCGATGCATTTGCGCTTGAGAACCTGAACTGGCTGCAAGCCATCGCAAACGGCAAACCCATCCAGATGAGCGGCGAAGAAGGCACCATCGACCTGGCATTGAGCTATGCGATTCTCGAATCTGGCATGCTCGGACGCGCCGTCACTTTAGACGAAATGTTAAAAGGTGAAGTGGATGGGTATCAGAAAGAAATCAATGACTATTACGGATTATAA